One Verrucomicrobiaceae bacterium genomic window carries:
- a CDS encoding transcriptional repressor — protein MLATALEKAKNAGLRRTKALENVLGILIQAHEPMNLADVSESPKLETGADRATVYRLLVKLEEHGIIRQLGLHDRSTYYTIIEEGRHDDYLVCTGCGRIQRLDISCPVEALERDIEKSTGFKRLYHELEFYGLCPKCG, from the coding sequence CTGCTCGCCACGGCACTGGAAAAAGCAAAAAACGCCGGCCTACGCCGCACCAAAGCCCTCGAAAACGTCCTCGGCATCCTCATCCAGGCTCATGAGCCCATGAACCTCGCCGACGTCTCCGAGTCCCCCAAGCTCGAAACAGGAGCCGACCGCGCCACCGTCTATCGCCTACTCGTGAAGCTCGAAGAGCACGGCATCATCCGTCAACTCGGCCTCCACGACCGCAGCACCTACTACACCATCATCGAAGAAGGCCGCCACGACGACTACCTCGTCTGCACCGGCTGCGGCCGCATCCAGCGCCTCGACATCTCCTGCCCCGTCGAAGCCCTCGAACGCGACATCGAAAAATCCACCGGCTTCAAACGCCTCTACCACGAACTCGAATTCTACGGCCTGTGTCCGAAGTGCGGCTAG
- a CDS encoding type II toxin-antitoxin system RelE/ParE family toxin, producing the protein MIVHFACKDTATIFEGAAVKRLPKDLQIAASRKLQAIHVAASIADLQSIPGLRCKKLTGKFKDFWSIRVNDQWRIIFTWTEPPPEALNVQLTDYH; encoded by the coding sequence ATGATCGTCCACTTCGCTTGCAAGGACACAGCAACGATTTTCGAGGGGGCCGCCGTAAAGCGGCTGCCCAAAGACTTGCAGATCGCCGCCTCGCGCAAACTGCAGGCTATTCATGTCGCAGCAAGCATAGCCGATCTCCAGTCCATCCCGGGACTGCGCTGCAAAAAGCTCACTGGAAAGTTCAAGGACTTTTGGAGCATTCGCGTGAATGATCAGTGGCGTATCATTTTCACCTGGACCGAGCCACCGCCTGAAGCCCTTAACGTACAACTCACGGACTACCACTAA
- a CDS encoding HigA family addiction module antidote protein — MKKRTHTKQDLLPLTHPGELLLLEFLEPAGISQSRLAQASGISVSRINDLIKGRRGITPDTAIRLGAALGISAEFWLNLQHDYDMRLARRERKAEYDSIQRMPELQAAA; from the coding sequence ATGAAAAAACGAACCCACACCAAACAAGACCTGCTGCCGCTCACCCATCCTGGCGAGCTATTGCTGCTGGAATTCCTCGAGCCAGCAGGCATCAGCCAGTCCCGACTTGCACAGGCTTCAGGAATTAGCGTTAGCCGAATCAATGACCTCATCAAAGGTCGCCGAGGCATCACGCCTGACACCGCAATCCGGCTTGGGGCCGCCCTGGGGATTAGCGCCGAGTTCTGGCTCAATCTCCAGCATGATTACGACATGCGCCTCGCCCGCAGGGAACGAAAAGCCGAATACGACTCCATCCAGCGCATGCCCGAGCTACAGGCCGCCGCGTGA
- a CDS encoding DNA replication/repair protein RecF, which produces MLTDLFVRDFRCFAEAKVELHPDVTLLVGRNAQGKTSLIEAACVLMRLQSPRTTNRSELVRFEASTCLVEAVWSGKRLRYAQSATARRLALDGVTCGKSADYLAAAGLVVWMDHRDMNLLRGGAEHRRRFLDFAASQMFPDYLHALRGYERALRGRNYVLKRDAVIAWKQADAFARVMDGFAAVLWQRRAELCEALNPQVSEAHAHLSEGAESTRIAFTSTFEAGSLFEALAGMREEESKSRSTVFGPHRDDIAMFLNDRDATTFASEGQQRSFALSMKLAQAHVLEKSSGEAPLMLIDDVFGELDAHRRRALLSLLPNGTQKIITTTNLDWAEKDALSGVVHAVTHPVFGMAV; this is translated from the coding sequence ATGCTTACCGATTTGTTTGTGCGTGATTTCCGCTGTTTCGCCGAGGCGAAGGTGGAGCTGCACCCGGATGTGACGTTGCTGGTGGGGCGGAATGCGCAGGGGAAGACGTCACTCATCGAGGCGGCGTGTGTGTTGATGCGGTTGCAGTCGCCGAGGACGACGAATCGGAGCGAGCTGGTGCGCTTTGAGGCTTCGACTTGCCTCGTGGAGGCGGTGTGGAGCGGGAAACGGCTGCGGTATGCGCAATCGGCCACGGCGAGACGTTTGGCGCTGGATGGCGTGACGTGTGGGAAGTCGGCTGATTACCTCGCGGCGGCCGGTTTGGTGGTTTGGATGGACCATCGCGACATGAATCTGCTGCGCGGTGGCGCGGAGCATCGGCGGCGTTTTTTGGACTTTGCGGCCAGTCAGATGTTTCCGGACTACTTGCATGCTCTGCGGGGCTATGAGCGGGCTTTGCGAGGTCGGAACTATGTTTTGAAGCGCGATGCCGTGATCGCCTGGAAACAGGCGGACGCTTTTGCGCGGGTGATGGACGGCTTCGCGGCGGTTTTGTGGCAAAGACGCGCGGAACTCTGCGAGGCGCTGAATCCGCAGGTTTCGGAGGCGCATGCGCATTTGAGCGAAGGCGCGGAAAGCACGCGGATCGCCTTCACGAGCACGTTTGAGGCCGGGAGCCTGTTTGAGGCGCTGGCGGGGATGCGCGAGGAAGAGTCCAAATCACGCTCGACAGTCTTTGGGCCGCACCGGGATGACATCGCGATGTTTTTGAATGATCGCGATGCGACGACCTTCGCTAGCGAGGGCCAGCAGCGGTCCTTTGCGTTGTCGATGAAGCTCGCGCAGGCGCATGTGCTGGAAAAATCAAGCGGCGAGGCTCCGCTGATGCTCATTGATGATGTGTTCGGTGAGCTGGATGCGCATCGTCGCCGGGCGCTGCTGAGTTTGCTGCCGAATGGCACGCAGAAGATCATCACGACGACGAATCTCGACTGGGCGGAGAAGGACGCGCTAAGCGGGGTGGTGCATGCGGTGACTCACCCGGTTTTTGGGATGGCCGTGTGA
- the hisS gene encoding histidine--tRNA ligase: MSTFRTVKGFRDFFPEECALRNYIAETWRVVARRYGFVEYEAPVVESTDLFRKKSGNEITAQLFCFRDKADREITLRPEVTPSLARMATARQRDFKKPIKWFQIGPCFRYEEPQEGRGREFIQFNADILGDSGPATAAELISLAIDTMREFGVSADDFVIRLSNREIWNGFLAEKNIAAEHATTFLSIIDKIERAKPEETEKKLSEIGLTTAAVREFMTSTDENHPAFADLKANLTARGLWQHVRIDATIVRGLAYYTGVVFEVFDLKHGLRALAGGGTYDKLCALISDGNVDMPAAGFAMGDVVLGILLKRTPGAQMKLTTAFLAASSIDAFVVIADEAQRPHALAAIQQLRAAGIRIDYPFGSQKVGKQFQAAEDRKARFALVFGAEYPEVIVKNLVARSQSSVPANSIVEEVLKMLSEPAIGPLIA; the protein is encoded by the coding sequence ATGTCCACTTTCCGCACCGTCAAAGGCTTCCGCGACTTCTTCCCCGAAGAATGCGCCCTGCGTAATTACATCGCCGAAACCTGGCGCGTCGTCGCACGCCGTTATGGCTTCGTCGAGTATGAGGCACCCGTCGTTGAGAGCACCGATCTCTTCCGCAAGAAAAGCGGCAACGAGATCACCGCGCAGCTCTTCTGCTTCCGCGACAAGGCCGACCGCGAGATCACGCTGCGCCCGGAAGTGACGCCGTCGCTCGCTCGCATGGCCACTGCACGCCAACGTGACTTCAAGAAGCCCATCAAGTGGTTCCAAATCGGCCCCTGCTTCCGCTACGAGGAGCCGCAGGAAGGCCGCGGTCGCGAGTTCATCCAGTTCAATGCCGACATCCTCGGCGACAGCGGCCCCGCCACCGCTGCGGAGCTCATCTCGCTGGCCATCGACACCATGCGCGAGTTCGGCGTCAGTGCCGACGACTTCGTCATCCGCCTCAGCAACCGCGAGATCTGGAATGGCTTCCTGGCGGAGAAAAACATCGCCGCCGAGCACGCCACCACCTTCCTCAGCATCATCGACAAGATCGAGCGTGCGAAACCCGAGGAGACCGAGAAAAAACTCAGCGAAATCGGCCTCACCACCGCCGCCGTGCGTGAGTTCATGACCTCCACGGATGAGAATCACCCCGCCTTCGCCGACTTGAAGGCGAACCTCACCGCACGCGGCCTTTGGCAGCATGTGCGCATCGATGCCACCATCGTGCGCGGACTCGCCTACTACACCGGCGTTGTCTTTGAGGTCTTTGATCTCAAGCACGGCCTCCGCGCCCTCGCTGGCGGCGGCACTTACGACAAACTCTGCGCCCTCATCAGCGATGGAAACGTCGATATGCCCGCCGCAGGCTTCGCCATGGGAGATGTCGTGCTCGGCATCCTGCTCAAGCGCACGCCTGGAGCGCAAATGAAGCTCACCACCGCCTTCCTCGCCGCCAGCAGCATCGACGCCTTCGTCGTCATTGCCGATGAAGCCCAGCGCCCGCACGCCCTCGCCGCCATCCAGCAGCTCCGCGCCGCCGGCATCCGCATCGATTACCCCTTCGGCTCCCAAAAAGTCGGCAAGCAATTCCAAGCCGCCGAAGACCGCAAAGCCCGCTTCGCCCTCGTCTTCGGAGCTGAGTATCCCGAGGTCATCGTGAAGAACCTCGTCGCGAGATCACAGAGCTCCGTGCCCGCCAACAGCATCGTCGAAGAAGTGCTCAAAATGCTCTCAGAACCCGCCATTGGGCCACTGATCGCCTAA
- a CDS encoding ATP-binding protein translates to MFIGRDEEINALRGAIEARAPKIALVYGRRRIGKTALIRKAIGKQTALFIEGLENRPTQAQIASFLDQASRQLRKKLPQATTWQTALMALSEALEKRPMVIVLDEFQWLANYRSELVSTLKMVWENYLSRKPGRTLILCGSIASFMTTKVLKSSAFYGRVDVTIHLQGFRLAETARMLPRRGFGEILDAQCLTGGVPKYLELLAEAPSIALGMEKHAFRADGYFIEEYERIFTSHFGAGGEFQRIIRALASSPYGLGRRELAAQTDIAEGGTFTQHLHDLEAAGFISSQRPFDKGHETRLLRYHLSDPWISFYHAFMHTRLKQIRERGKRDLYTTLRQTGAFRTWMGRAFELVCMRHSDQIARLIGFEAISYDVGPWFRAPRKGTAGVQIDLAYDRDDKVITLCEMKRQTAPLGRSVITEVERKAELLRQEYPRRTIQPVLVVDGPISKEIEASGYFYRIIQAEDLVK, encoded by the coding sequence ATGTTCATCGGACGAGACGAAGAAATCAACGCGCTACGCGGAGCCATCGAGGCCCGCGCACCGAAGATCGCACTCGTTTATGGCCGTCGGCGCATCGGGAAAACCGCTCTCATCCGCAAGGCCATCGGCAAACAAACCGCGCTATTCATCGAGGGACTCGAAAACCGGCCTACGCAGGCACAGATCGCGAGCTTTCTCGATCAAGCCTCTCGCCAGCTCCGCAAAAAACTCCCACAAGCCACGACTTGGCAGACTGCGCTCATGGCATTGAGTGAGGCACTCGAAAAGCGACCGATGGTGATCGTGCTTGATGAGTTTCAATGGCTTGCGAACTACCGCAGCGAACTCGTCTCCACGCTCAAAATGGTCTGGGAGAACTACTTGAGCCGCAAACCGGGCCGCACGCTCATCTTATGCGGCTCCATCGCTTCCTTCATGACCACCAAGGTGCTCAAATCGAGCGCCTTCTACGGCCGCGTGGATGTCACGATTCATCTACAAGGCTTCCGCCTCGCCGAAACGGCCCGCATGCTACCTAGGCGTGGCTTTGGCGAGATCCTCGATGCGCAGTGCCTCACTGGCGGCGTGCCGAAGTACCTCGAACTCCTGGCCGAGGCTCCATCCATCGCCCTCGGCATGGAAAAGCATGCGTTTCGTGCAGACGGCTACTTCATTGAGGAATACGAGCGCATTTTCACCAGCCACTTTGGCGCGGGCGGTGAGTTTCAGCGCATTATCCGCGCTTTAGCGAGCTCACCCTACGGTCTCGGTCGCCGTGAACTGGCTGCGCAGACAGACATCGCCGAAGGCGGCACCTTCACACAACACCTGCACGATCTGGAGGCCGCAGGCTTCATCTCTTCACAGCGCCCTTTCGATAAAGGGCATGAAACGCGGCTGCTGCGCTACCACCTCAGCGATCCGTGGATCAGCTTCTACCACGCCTTCATGCACACGCGGCTGAAGCAGATCCGCGAAAGAGGTAAACGCGACCTCTACACCACACTGCGCCAAACTGGAGCCTTCCGCACATGGATGGGCCGCGCCTTTGAGCTCGTCTGCATGCGCCACAGTGATCAAATCGCCCGGCTCATCGGCTTTGAGGCCATCAGTTACGATGTCGGCCCCTGGTTCCGAGCTCCACGCAAAGGCACCGCAGGTGTGCAAATCGACCTCGCCTATGACCGTGACGACAAAGTCATCACCCTCTGTGAAATGAAGCGCCAAACAGCGCCACTGGGCCGCAGCGTGATCACCGAGGTCGAGCGAAAGGCGGAACTGCTTCGACAAGAATATCCACGTAGGACGATTCAGCCCGTCTTGGTCGTGGATGGCCCTATTTCCAAGGAAATCGAAGCCTCTGGCTACTTCTATCGCATCATCCAAGCAGAAGATCTGGTAAAATGA
- a CDS encoding DUF1501 domain-containing protein: protein MNLQNQLDTLSRRTFCEKWATASLGVTVLHGLGGQSFAETAGPGFGKAKNVIFLQMIGGMTHIDTLDPKDGPTQGPVAPIKTKADFQLGGTMVNLAQQADKVSIIRSMTSKTGVHASGQYLIRSGYEQRGTIQHTNIGAWAQHFKGSSHKTLPSSVCVNRQPNAGNGFFPASYSPLPILDPDAGLQYSQSDAGAEVMQKRLAMLDKLDAGFRERFKTAAVKSYSEFYEKTVSIMSSADLEAFQLADEPDALKEKYGRNKFGQGCLLARRLVEKGIRYIEVANGGWDMHNNIEEGLEEKGAELDTALAALLEDLSQRGLLETTLVVLCSEFGRGPKINGNGGRDHHPKVFSTLLAGGGVKGGFIYGSSDKEGNSVADKQNSVQDFLSTIGWSLGLPVDEVVMSPTNRPFTVGDKGKPIMDVFA, encoded by the coding sequence ATGAACCTCCAAAACCAACTCGACACCCTCTCCCGCCGCACCTTCTGCGAAAAGTGGGCCACAGCCTCCCTCGGCGTCACCGTGCTGCATGGCCTGGGCGGCCAGTCCTTCGCCGAAACTGCCGGCCCAGGCTTCGGAAAGGCCAAAAACGTCATCTTCCTGCAAATGATCGGCGGCATGACCCACATCGACACGCTGGACCCCAAAGACGGCCCCACTCAAGGCCCTGTGGCACCGATCAAAACGAAGGCTGACTTCCAACTCGGTGGGACCATGGTCAATCTCGCCCAACAGGCCGACAAAGTGTCCATCATCCGCAGCATGACCTCCAAAACGGGCGTGCATGCCAGCGGCCAGTATTTGATCCGCAGCGGCTATGAGCAGCGTGGCACCATCCAGCACACGAACATCGGCGCCTGGGCACAGCACTTCAAAGGCTCCAGCCACAAAACACTACCCTCCAGCGTCTGCGTGAACCGCCAGCCGAATGCAGGCAACGGTTTCTTCCCCGCCAGCTACTCCCCACTGCCCATCCTCGACCCTGATGCAGGCCTGCAATACTCGCAGAGCGACGCCGGTGCTGAGGTCATGCAAAAGCGCCTCGCCATGCTCGACAAGCTCGACGCCGGCTTCCGCGAACGCTTCAAGACCGCCGCCGTGAAGAGCTACAGCGAGTTTTACGAGAAAACCGTCTCCATCATGTCCAGCGCCGATCTGGAGGCCTTTCAGCTCGCGGACGAACCCGATGCCCTAAAAGAAAAATACGGTCGCAACAAATTCGGCCAAGGCTGCCTGCTCGCACGCCGCCTCGTCGAAAAAGGCATCCGCTACATCGAAGTCGCCAACGGCGGCTGGGACATGCACAACAACATCGAAGAAGGCCTGGAAGAAAAAGGAGCCGAACTCGACACCGCACTCGCCGCCCTGCTCGAAGACCTTTCCCAACGCGGCCTGCTAGAGACCACACTGGTCGTCCTCTGCTCCGAATTCGGCCGTGGCCCCAAGATCAACGGCAACGGCGGCCGCGACCACCACCCGAAGGTCTTCTCCACCCTCCTCGCCGGTGGCGGCGTCAAAGGCGGCTTCATCTACGGCAGCAGCGACAAAGAGGGCAATAGCGTCGCCGACAAGCAAAACAGCGTGCAGGACTTCCTCAGCACCATCGGCTGGAGTCTCGGTCTCCCCGTTGATGAAGTCGTCATGTCCCCCACCAACCGCCCCTTCACTGTCGGTGACAAAGGTAAGCCCATCATGGATGTGTTTGCGTGA